GGTGAAATATTGGGAAGTGCCACTGTCTATTATCAGTGATCGAGATGGGCGATTTACGGACCGGTTCTGGACGGAGCTGTTTAAGTCAATGGGCTCAGACTTGAACATTTCTACGAGCATGCATCCGCAAACCGATGGGCAAACCAAACGAGTAGATGCATTGTTGGAAACATATATTCAACACTACGTAagtgccacacaaagggattGACCAAAGTTGTTGAATGTGACCCAATTTTCATACAACTTGCAGCGAAGTGGGGCCATGAATCAAAGTTCGTTCGAGATAGTGACGGGCCAACAACCACTCACACCCAACGCTGTTGTGACCCGTTATACAGGACCAAATTTGGTAACTTATTAATTTACAAAAGATTGGCAATAGAAGAATGGCTTGGCTAGAGCTTGtttacacaaggcaagtaagcgcAGCAAGAAGTGGGCCGATCAGAATCGAAAAGATGTGCAATTTCAGGTGGGTGACTCAGTCCTTGCGAAACTACACTTGATTTTACGATATACGAGTTTGCATAAGGGCTTGTGCGAAGGTATGAGGGTAGTTTAAAGTTGTGAAGAGagtaggcaaggtggcctacaagcttgagTTGCCAGCAAAGCTCAAAGTCCACCCAGTGTTCCATGTAAGCATGCTTAAGCCATTTCATGGAGATCAAGTGGATTCGAATCGAGACAACTCTGAACGAGCACCAATGGGGGTAAAGGTCTCTTACGAACGTGAAGTTGAAAACATTGAGGCAAATTGTTTGATTAGACAAAAGTACCATCGACCGCGGCATGAATACTTAGTTCGATGAAAGGGACTTCCCGACAGCGAAGCAAGTTGGGAACCTGCTGAGGCATTGTGGCAGTTCCAAGGAAAGATTGACCAGTTCCATGAAGAAGACgcgacgagggcgtcgctagaaAAAGTGGGGTAGAATGTCATGGAttgcgcatgggagcccgcaaccatgacgAACTCGTACGATCCATCGCATTCGAgagaggtcatttggcccaatcggactGGTCCATTGCCTGGAGAGTTTAAAAGCCCATCTCCAGAGCTTGGTAAATATGGAAGGTGATCTTCAGAGATATGTGATCCTAGACATTAAATGTAATCTTTAGGAGATACGAttatgtaatcttagagatttgatatctAGATAGCTTTTAATCGTAGCCATTGATGTACTTTGATTTATACCGTTGATTTTGGGgaggctcagctataaatagaggcctctccgcTCATTGTAAGACATTCAGTTATTAATAGGattttgagagcattcactcaaacttttctttcAAGTGTTCTTGTTTTTATGTGACTTTGGTTCATCTTTCAAgttcgttcttacttcgttcttctatTGTTCTTCGTTGGTGCCTTagaggaattctgttgaatcctcaattgttgcgagttaggctgacttagacGTTTTTGAGTAAAGAAACTGCTTAAGACCGCACGAGTCGCGTGAAAAAGATCTAAGTCCGTGACACCTACACTGCAGATAGATAATCCACCTTGCCTCAAAATGGTACAACCTACATTGAAAAGGGTGCTTCTCATCCGTGGAAACCAATAAATTAACAGCTAAATTGAATACTGAAATGCTGCTCTTAGAAGATTGAAAGCAATTGCATCAGAGAATACCCTATAGAGTCTCTCCCAAACTACCTCTTGGGAACCACGTGTAGCAGGTATTTTTTATAGTCCAAACAAAAACAACCCACTCTGACCTTCGTTTACTTCTTTAAAAGATATATTGCAGTTTGAAACTAGAAAAAGTAAGTTGTAAATGTATTGTGATTGTGATTTGGGTTGCGAAAATACTAATAGTAATACCATAAGCTTGTGATTCACTTGAAAAAGTAGGAGCATTAAACTTAATTCATTTCAACTACCACAATTTCTATTCACTGGGAAAATACAAATTTGGTTGCTTTTATTAGTCATACAATATACTTGCTATGCAAGAAATGGAGAATGTCGGTTgattaatcaaaatatattttttgtaataGGAAGGAGGCTCTCTGGAAAAGTTGAGGAAGTTACCGAAACATCGAAATACACAAGCCAAACATCATGACGAGTCCATTTAATCCCCCTTTGCTCACTATCTTTGGTGTAAAGTTCCATTACCACTCCCCACTCCTATTTGCCCAAAACATCACATGAACGCAAATCAAGAACACAATAAATTGGTTGTtgaaaatttgtataatttatttagttttcttAACCCAGAAAGTTTCATTTGGTTTGCCTACTTCCTACTTACTAGCTATTTAGTCAAGAAACTAGAAACTACCTTTTCTTATAACTTAGGTTCGGTTTTTGCAGTAAATATGTACTGAATGcaacaaatcaatataaaaatgaatcattaaaagCAATAGAAAATTCCAATTTTCTGATGACATTTCAAGTGGCTAATATTATACGTGTATATAGGTCATTGATTACATAATCAGTTTTTAGTTCCATTGGAGGTGCAAAAACAAAAGACAATAACTATTACAAAGTAGAAATGAACTCCACATGGGGTTCTCCTTTTATGTCTATTATCTAAATCAGTTAGCAGAGAGTCATTGAACTTCTCACATAATTCAAAAGCTTATTACTGCAAAAGTTATTATAGCTAAGGAGATGAAAGGCATGTgggttatttcatttttttactatgaaaagaaattttaaacctcaatataataatattaggtAAGTTTAGACTTTAATAATGCATTAATTTTTCTATATAGGCATCCAACACATTATGATTATATTACAAGACTTTATAAAGCAAAATTCTGGGATATGCAAATTAAAGGCTGCTAACATAAGATGCTAAAGTGTTGTAGCAGTGTTCCAATGGATGAAGGCATAAAGTGTCACTATCTTTTTCAATAGCGCGCAGTGTTTTATATAGTCGAAAACTGTTTAAGATGGGGCAATTGCGTAAGAAGATGGCGACGTTGTTTTAAGTTCATTCTCACGCCACTTGTTCGGTTGGACGATGCCTCGTTTAACCGGTCCACCTCGGACTCTTAATAATATCCGCTCCAATTGTAGACGCCGAACCATATCACTAATTGATCAAATTCCAACATTTTATCCACAAAAGAAattggttaaattctgctattaatccttatactttgtgaaagttttagATTGTTCATTGCAAATTGtagtttaatttggttaattttagtccttatattttttgaattagcCAATTTTAGTCCCGACTCAAATAATAACAGTTAAATTCAATCCTATATTTACagaaattcaattttagtcctatTTGTATGGTTATAGATTTAGTCTATATTCTTCAATTGGTCATTCTAAATCCCTATagtttttcaaatttgaaattttaatctttatacaAATGACTGTAGCTAATCTGTTAATAggatttttagtgaataatatGTAGAAATAATAAACTGATATAGTTATACACATCTGATAATATGTTTTTCgcatcatattttgaaaataacagaacttaataaatttaaaaattattgtttgGAAAGaactgaaaatttaaaatttgaaaagtacaagggctaaaaataactaaattaaagaaTAAGGATTAAACCCATAACTTTAGTAAACTATAGGGACCAATAGCAGCATTTAACCAAATCTAGAACTAGTTTAGTGAGAGTTTTCAGACATTATTCGCGTATAGACCAAATTACCCTCTACAATTCCCAAATTTCTACGTTTCCTCGAAGTTCTTTTTAACAACATTACTCCTGTGATCTTTCTCCCAATCTCCTTCAGCTTGACCCtcctttttgtgtgtgtgtgtgtgtgtgtttcttCTGCTGTTTTATTTATAGTCGTTGGCGGCTAAAAAATGTTGCAAAGGGCTTTGATATTCTCTTCTTCAAATCCAATCTGTTCTCAATTGCCAACGACAGCTCCGCCTGACAACACCGTGTTCCCCAAACGAAACGGCGGCTGGATCATCCCTTTCTCATCCTACCAGCTACCGGCATTTCGTTTGCGAAATTACAGGCGTACCCTTCTTCCTCCACTCTGCTCAGgcaatgttttgtttttttactcTCCCCAGTACTATATTGTTGAAGGGTTATTAACGTAAAAAGGGCATAGGATCAAGATCTTTTAGTTAGGGGCAGCTTGGTCTTATTCTTATAAGTAGATTATTAGTGGTTACTTTGTTTTTAAggtaatttttttagttattttatttaataactttGGGCTGTTTCTTTGGCTGGTAAGTGAGTGTCTAGTTCAACTGGCAGCCTTTCCCTTTCATGCATACCGTCTTTTTTTTCCCTATCTGATTGGGTGTCTTCTGTTTTGACTAAGAGCAGCGAGTGACTCAGCTGCAAATCGACCAAATATGGCGTCTCAAGATGAACAAGACCCTCGGATTTCCAACATTTCTTCTGCGATTCGTGTCATCCCTGACTTCCCAAAACCTGGTAAAAAGGAAAACTACCCTTTATTCTTCTTTGCATTTTGCTGCTTTTTTCCCCTTGCTAcagatttttatttattgattttttaaagtgTCATTTCCTTTTGGTCAGGGATAATCTTTCAAGACATAACAACTTTGCTTCTTGATACCAAAGCATTTCGTGATACTATTGATTTGTTTGTTGAGAGGTACAGAGGGAAAGATATATCTGTCGTTGCAGGTAAATCCTCTGCCTTAGTTCTTAGTATCAATCTGTTTTATGAACACATGAAAATCACTTGATTGATGGGCTTGGTTGTACGAGACTTGGTGGGAAGATTAGCCGAATTCATACGCGTGCTTCATTCACTCTCAACGATTAATTAATCACATTTAGTCACCTCTCAATGATTGTTCTTGGACCATTAAGTCATTGTAACTGCAATTTTATCAGGTCCAAGGTGTTCGAGAGTCACTGAATCCTTCCAATTAGTCTAATAGAACAAATGCATAAACTTGGCCTTCCAATGAGTTGTACTTCGCCTGGTTTTGGCCTCACCAGTGGACTCCTGGATTAGTAACAGAATAATGATTTTGGAATTAAGAACTCCATAAACTAATGTAAGTCAGTCCTTGCTAACATTCTCTTTAGAATTTGGGGTATAAATATGTCCCTAGTTCTTTTCTCACCTCAAAACATCTTTAGCAGCGCAGAGAACAACCCCTCCCCCCCCAAGGCTTCTCAATTTACAAGAGATGAGATGGAGTCTCTTGCAGCTTTTCATGATGAAGATTGGGACTCATTTAACAGAATGTTCTCCAAAGAAGATCAGCTTGATTTCACACACCAAATTCTTCACCAGTTCTCGTTTCCTATGGAGCATGACGAGCAGTCAAGCTTCTTAAATCCGTCGACTTTTGTCCTAATCTTGAAACCAATATGAGTGTTGCTGGGTTCAGTGAGAGTTTGCTTTGTTCTTCCAATGCTCATGACTTTCATTTTCACTACAAATCTTGGGAAAGTAATCAAAGTAGCAATTCTAGCAGTAATACCTTTGTTCCCCTTCCAAATCATTAATCCTATTTTCTTGGTGGTTCTAATCATATTGCTGTAGCAAATGATATGGCGATGTCATTGGATATTCCAGTGGACTTTGGCGGGGGGAGTGATAAAATTACTGATTTGTTTCCCCCCGCGTTCTCAAACATTGCAATGGAAGACACTGACATTATAATGCTTCTGTGAAGCTGACTGAATTTCATTCATTCTATGTTGTCTGATCTTCCTCTTACTGTAATAATGTTTGTGCATTTTCTTGATATATGTTGTAAGTGTGTCTTGATTTTTTTAGTTGAAGAAATATTGATGGCAAAATGCAGGTATAGAAGCAAGGGGATTCATTTTTGGCCCACCTATAGCATTGGCTATTGGGGCAAAGTTTGTTCCTATGAGGAAACCCAATAAATTGCCGGGTACATCCTCTTCTTCCTTTATTATCTCCTAATGAATTTTACATTTCTGTTGCTGCAAGTTGTTAATAGCATTGAAACTTTGATTAGCTACTAAAGAACCGCAATGAGGAGCTGTTATTTATGATAATGTGGTTCATTGTGGATAATTTTGCCTTCTGTTCTGTTTCAGCTATTGCCAAATTCTCCAACACATTCAAGAACTGTTCAAAGGAATATGATCTTTCTGTTAACTGTTAAACGTTTGGATCTTTATAGGGGAGGTTTTATCGGAGGAGTATTCTTTGGAGTATGGAAAGGACACAATGGAGATGCATGTTGATGCTGTCAAAGCAGGAGAACGTGCTTTGATAATAGATGATCTTGTTGCCACTGGTGGAACCTTGTCTGCTGCAATCAGGCTACTCggtatttgaatttaaatatgaaTGTAGGGACCTTGCTTACTTTGATCTTTATGTGCCATAATATGGTAGAGAGTGGCTTTGCTCTGTTGCAGTCACTTTCATGTTTGGTTATAAGTGCTCCTGTGATTTAAGGAGGAGAACAAGTGCCTTAGGATTGCCTTTTCCATGTGTTGGAACATCAACCTGCTCCTGTTTATCTTATTAGGGCAATGATGTTTATATGATTAGCTGTTTCTTTGCAGAACGCGTAGGGGTGCATGTTGTGGAGTGTGCTTGTGTTATTGAATTACCCGAGCTAAAGGTATGTGTTTCTAATCTCAGACCTGCCTGCTACCTGTTAGTCATTAATTCATTAAACTAATGTATTCTATAGGTCTCTATAACAGTGCTTAGCTTTACACAGACTCATTAGTCTGGAACTTTTATGACTGATAAAACTAAAGGTTGCGGTAGTTAACTTATTCATAAATGTTCTATGGAGCAGCTTATAGTTGCGCATATCAAGGGAGTAATTATAAACTTTTAGAATTCTAATTCATCTTTAGAAGGGCAAAAAAAAAAGTGTAGATCGTGTATATGGAAAAGTCTGCCAGATATTGCTTAAGGTGATCAGAATTGTTGGGCTTTCCTAATGTCATACTAGGTGAAAGGATGAATCTCATATCTGTTTGTTTCATAGGCTAACCTATGCTGGAACATGTTAGGCCAGAAATAAATTCTTAGAGATAAAATAATGTCAATGTCATCTTCAATACCGCTGTAAGTATTCTTTGTGAGCATGATGCAAGGTTTCGAAAGGTGTGATACCTCTTATTCTTTTACCAATTGCATTCATTcatttgtttttccttttatgtCCATTGGAGGTTTATATGGTAGGCCTGTgcatttctattaaaataaaactaacaaaGTCTATGGCAATAAGTTTCATGTAATCATTAATGTTAATATCAAATTCTACTACAGCATTGAAGCATGGATGTAAGTTTGCATGGAAAATTTTAGGTCCGTGTTGACAGTAAACTGAAAACTACGTCTATTGGAGCTTTAAAATATAGCTTCGTTTCAGTTTTTGCTATACACCTTTCTTGATTTCATGTATGATGTATCAACTAGTAGACCTTTGAAATTACTAACTTGTGTTTAATGTTGGTTTCTGATGTCTCATGTGCTATGTGTCAAGGATAAAGTATATTATACATTTATGCCTAGTCATCCGCttcctttttaatattttctcgTTTTATATTTCAGGGACGGGAATGGTTAGGAGAGAAACCACTGTTTGTTCTTGTAAGCTCCACTTGATCATCTTACATATTTTGTGATGCAAGAGCTTGTTTATTGGCCTTCATTGAGTGTTGCAACATGGCCAGAACTTTCCCCGAAAGCCTTGAATAACTACTATGTTAAATAAAAAGAGCTACATTAGGTAAACAAGGTGAGACGTTAGATTGAACTAAGAAGTATGATAACTTAGATGTTGATGTTTCCTGTTTCTCTAAAGAGCGAGTATGGAGGACAAAGCTTTATGTTCCTGCCTGTAAGGATGGTTGATTTGCCTTGTATCATATGATGAAAGGTATATTATGTTGTTAATGGCATTGCTGTGTTTTCAAACTGAATTCACCGGTTTTAACCTTTGATGCGAACAAATACCTCAGTGCGAGCACATTTCGATAAATTATGCCCAAGTAAAAaaacatttcacattttatcaCCTATGAGCCAATGATTGAAGTATGGTTACATATAACAAATAAGATGTAGTTTGACAATTTTTGCACAAAGTTTCAGGGGAAAATTTATAGACATGGTAATACGTCGGGTAAAAGAATTTCGCAGTTAGTTTTGAACTTCCAAAGCGAAGAGACTAGTGTAAACTCTCATATTTCTGCACCATTCATCACCCTCTGTAAGACAACATTAAGCAACTATTGTCTTGCATTATTTTGTTTGCCAAGCATTTTAATTTTTGGACCCAAGACTAGCTTTTCACCCTGCCTTGGGCTCCATGGCATCAAACTAGTTTGCCAATTGCTGACTGCTGAGGGTATTTCCCGTCTCGTCATCATTTCACAAATGTGGCAATTAGTCAGTGTATATATTACATTCATGGTAtgtattatatcaattttaatggGGGCATCACTGGTCTTGGGCCAGGGGATAAAATGGTTATATCGCGATTTTAAATTCTAAGCTcagtaattcaatttaattattttggcatactttgtctccacaatttgtatttttattttaacccttaaaaaaattttctaactttaatATGTCGAGTTtgtaaattgtatgtttctcaagtGCGGGGCTCTTTTCTGCTCCAAACCTTAAGTTTTGGTGTGGTTCTAAAAATGAAGATGCAACAAGGAGACATTCAGGTGCCGATGAATGGGCATGAGCTCCATTACAGATATGAGGATTTGGATAAAGAAGACTGTTTTCTTGGTTGTTTGGAGTTTTATGGGTGGTCTTTTTTTGCCCGGTTAAACAAATTTAAGTATTATGAATGCTGAACCtcttactaaaatatataacCAGGATCTGTTTTTGAGAACTAATTTTGTCACTTGCCATtatcccttttattattattattattatggtttttccTTGTCTGTGGATTTAGTCTTACT
The genomic region above belongs to Gossypium hirsutum isolate 1008001.06 chromosome D05, Gossypium_hirsutum_v2.1, whole genome shotgun sequence and contains:
- the LOC107958182 gene encoding adenine phosphoribosyltransferase 1 isoform X2, which translates into the protein MLQRALIFSSSNPICSQLPTTAPPDNTVFPKRNGGWIIPFSSYQLPAFRLRNYRPSDSAANRPNMASQDEQDPRISNISSAIRVIPDFPKPGIIFQDITTLLLDTKAFRDTIDLFVERYRGKDISVVAGIEARGFIFGPPIALAIGAKFVPMRKPNKLPGEVLSEEYSLEYGKDTMEMHVDAVKAGERALIIDDLVATGGTLSAAIRLLERVGVHVVECACVIELPELKGREWLGEKPLFVLVSST
- the LOC107958182 gene encoding adenine phosphoribosyltransferase 1 isoform X1, coding for MLQRALIFSSSNPICSQLPTTAPPDNTVFPKRNGGWIIPFSSYQLPAFRLRNYRRTLLPPLCSASDSAANRPNMASQDEQDPRISNISSAIRVIPDFPKPGIIFQDITTLLLDTKAFRDTIDLFVERYRGKDISVVAGIEARGFIFGPPIALAIGAKFVPMRKPNKLPGEVLSEEYSLEYGKDTMEMHVDAVKAGERALIIDDLVATGGTLSAAIRLLERVGVHVVECACVIELPELKGREWLGEKPLFVLVSST
- the LOC107958182 gene encoding adenine phosphoribosyltransferase 1, chloroplastic isoform X3; the encoded protein is MLQRALIFSSSNPICSQLPTTAPPDNTVFPKRNGGWIIPFSSYQLPAFRLRNYRRTLLPPLCSASDSAANRPNMASQDEQDPRISNISSAIRVIPDFPKPGIIFQDITTLLLDTKAFRDTIDLFVERYRGKDISVVAGIEARGFIFGPPIALAIGAKFVPMRKPNKLPAIAKFSNTFKNCSKEYDLSVNC